ctcgacggataacaccctcctttatctccataattcttcataacatacacagcctcattcattaactgtgaAATATTAACTATTAACACTTGAGAATTAAATCAtgcccttttttaaaataataaatttcaaaatacaATAAGTTTATTATGGAATTTCCTTTAGGTGTGCAATATGCAGTATAAAAACAGCTTCGTTGTGCTTTAAATGTGCTCATCACTGGCCATAGGCAATCATTATTGTGGTTCCATTTAAGAGGCTCTTCACATGTcttgatcaactttcggtaatcACGAAAGCATAGCaagagctgaaagagcatattaagaTTAGGcaacctgagaattttcagcccTATCCCTCAAAAGAAGCAATAATTCATGCAATGGCTGCCAAAAGTtggaagcatttgtatgagaaatacaacttttgccatccagtcacACGTGCATGGTTTTACATACAACTCctgtaatttcgaaattttcaaaactgtcatgaaaATAATACCAAAAGCATTACAGGGCTCAAGTatccttttaattcataacaggcaatttgagcccttaaatgcgtaaggAAAAGATTTaatgacagtttaaaaattttttaacttacaaggatttgtatcgAAAACCTTGCAAGAGTGACTgagtggcaaaagttgtttttctcatacaaatactTCTCACTTTGAGTGGCCGTTGCACTCACTACTTTTGAAATATACGACTGAAAATTCTCAGgctacctaattttaatatgctctttcagcttgtgctaacaaaattttttaaaaaagaactgttttcgtgtttaccaaAGGTTGATCATGTGATCACAGTTATGCAAAGACCCTATTGTGGCCTTTTTCCACCATACTATTTATGAATGAATGTAAACAGGCCAGGCAACTATAAACTATCCTTTCTGAAATGACCAACTGTTTCCAAATATTATTGTTACCcttaaagctgtttttcaaCAGAGTCACAGTCAGAGTCATAATCAGAAGTGTGAAAACAGCGATCTAATTCCACTTATGACTCCATCACTTACCAACTAGTGAAAACCCAATTGCAAGCAGAGGCAGAATAATTATTAAACTCATCACAATGCCTTTGAATGGATTGTTTTTTCACCAGATCGAGTCTTACAAATTGTATGACTCTGATTatgactccgatttttgattgtCACTGAGTCATAAGTGCTCTTACACGCctataaaagtttttaaaaactaaagTTAAATcataaaaagtttatttataatGGTTCAAAAAGTGGAGTCCTTTTCCAGAAATGAAATTTAGCCACAAAATAGAAACACAGTCTTCGTTCAAAGGAGACTTTTCAATTACTctgtttaaattcttttttaaaaaatttcaaattatgTCATAGTGTAACTCATTGCAGAGTCCAACATTTAACagattaaaaatattaacagTGTAGTTTGCGTGGAAGAGGACAAACTACTAACACATGCTCCCGTTGAATGACACCAAATACTGGCACAAACCTTCCATGTACTCTCTTAACAGGAATGAAAGTAGCCTCACCTTCCAATTCAAAGAGATCCTTGCACCACACCTCCACTGGAGCACCTAAGGAGTACCGTGAAGGATGTGATTGAAACCAGCGCACAAAAGCAAGTATGCACGGAACAGGCTGTCCATTGACTTGGATTGTCTGTTCCATGAAAAACTGAATGATTCCAGGCCTAAGATCACTTCCACTGGTGTCAATTTTTCCTCCAAGAGCACACCACCTTGCAAGAATATATGATGATCTGTCTCCTCGTGACAGGCTTGAACCATATTTATCTCCAGAAAATGTGCACAATGCAAATCTCTTGAAATGGCCAGTAATGGATTCTTCATCCACATCATCAAAAATGCTTGTGTAGCACTTCTTTAAATATGGGAGGAACTCGTCGCCCAAGCAATCTCTGTGATGAGGCCCACAACAAACATATGAAGAATCTTCGGCAGACCAAGTGACATCTTTGCGGACATTTCCAATAGAAAGCATACTGGTCATGATTAAGTTTCTAGAATCAATGTTTTCTTTACTCAAAGAGTATTCTTGTAAGCTGCCTGTCTGTCTGGAAATAAGTCTGTCCATAATAGGtttaaaatgttcatgaaaCTTGCTAGGCAATGGCAAGTCTTTTACAAATTGATTGGAAATAAACTTTCGCATAAGCTGTATTTCAACTGACTTCTGGTTAGTCCCATAGTCTCCCACAATGCCATTATACCGTTCAAAACTGAACAACCAAAATGAATACACAGGTCCAAAGTCTAAGATACAGTCCACAAGGTGTGTGTGCAGATGCATGTTTGGAGTCACTCTGTGGTTGCCATATAATTGTTCAAAACCTTTACAGAAATTAAGCAAATAAGAGTGAGCGAGCAAGGCTCTTGTTTCAGAAATCACTGGAGAACAAATAAAAGAACATGCCAACACAAACTGACGCCACAGTTCTAAGTGTGGTTTGGGCAAAATGTCACTTAAGGCATAAATAGAGAAAAGTGTGGTAAAAGTCTTCCATTGATCAGCAGTAAAGCCCCCGTAGCTGTTCAAAATCTTCCTCGGCATTCTACCAACATCTGATGGTGCTTTAATTTTATCCAACTTTTCTTGGATGCTTATCAAATCATTTTTCTTGATCAAGGGATTCTCACCATCTAACCAAATGTTTTTCATTACATGCTTAGCTGTGCCAGTAAACAGGTTATGCATAGGGTCTATAATATGAAATCGCACACAATCAAAGTAAGGAAGTGACATTAGTTCACTGAATCGTGTTCCAAACTGCTGTTCCAGTGATGCCCGATCTCCAGCACTGGTTTGATTCAAaatctcttgggcttcctcccTGTGCTTATGATTAGTCCTTGGAGGAGACAGTAAATCAAATcctgaaaaatcaattttagtCGTCACTGTGCCGGGGAAATATTTTGTGCACTTTGAGCAACCTTTGCAAGATGCATGTCCCGTAAAACCACATACTTTTCTGGCAGCTGGTACATCACATCCAACACAGAGAAGAGCAGCATGATAAACTTCACTAGTCAAATCTCCAAGGGCCCTCACTGTGATTCCATCCTTCCACAACAGATTTAACTCAGCAACAAGGGGTTGAAGATAAGAATTGATGGTGAGCTTTGGTTCATGAGGACCAGGGATTATGCCTACTAACATAACATTTTCCAGCTTGAACCTTTCAGATCTTGGAAGGTTCATCAGGACCATGTAGAGAGCACCAACACTGTACAAAGAATGCTTAAATGGTTGGAACCAATCCACATTGAGCATAAAAGCATAGTTCCTAGAAACTGCTAAAAAGGCTTTGCCATTCACATACTGCCATTCTTTCCATACACGTCCATCAAAAACATCTGCAAGGAATCCATGAGGTACATCTCTTTCTCTCCACAATTCACACTTCAGTGCAAAGCCAGGCCTCTGAAGAAATCGTCGGAGAGTGTCTCTAACACTCTGATAGCAGTAGACTTTGAAGGGATAAAGTCGTGTCTGGCCACTTTTCAATGTGACTTCTCGCAGAAGTGGCTCACCACACTGGGTCCTGCGAAAATGCTGCCGATGATTTGGAAATTCTATAAAGGTGCATTTCTTTGAAACTCGCTTTCTATTTTGTAACTCATAACAGTCATCAAAGTTGTACAAAGTGTCACACTTTGGACATACAACATATTTAATGAACTTATCCTGATCAATTCCAAGTTGTTTCTTTAATAAATGCAATGATTTTGGGAATAATGCAGCAAAACTCCTAATACCAGGAACAACTGTGGCCAGTGAGTCAAAAACAGCTCTTAAAAATTCGAGAAGGATTTCCATGGCATTATCTGAAATAACACAGAAGGAAGACCACAAGCACAGAACCAGTAATATCCACCGAATGATGCAGTTAAAACTGTCTTGTAACCCCTGAGCAGGATTGACATAGACTGAAGGATATTGTTCAGGAACAATTGGGAAATCTCCATCAATATCTTCATCAGCCAAGTTCCAAACTTGACGAGTCAGTTCTGGTCCCACTCGCTCATGGTAAAGCATGTCAGCATCACTTTCAGGAGACAAAATATCATGCACTAGTACTGCATCCTCCTCTTCAAGGTCTTGAACATTTGTGCCTGATGGCCCTGTAAATTAGAATTATTGATTTTGATTGCTATATAATACATTTATGTATCCAGAATCCTGCACTTTAGAATAAGAGATTTGGcacaaggaatctggaatctcaTTTCATAcaactggaatccagaatccaagctCCAATGACAAAGAAACAAATCCAGTGCCTGGATCCGGAATCCaaggattggaatccagaatacaagaCTGTCTTAGGGTAAAATATGGGTAAAACGACAAAATGGTTAGATAAATTACATTTAATTGCTAATATGCATAGGAAGTTTGTCCACCACGTTTTTGTACCTTGAGATATTGCTTCGATTCCCTGATCCTCAGCCTCGTGCCCCATATTTCTGTCAACGTTAACATCTTCGAAATCATCACCTGCAATTTCCTCCTCTTCTGAAGAATATATTTCTTCGCTAGTTTTATGACAATATAGATCAGCATGAAGCCTGTGAGTTCTTAACGTTACATATTCCTCACAGTGCtcgcaaaattttcttttggatGCCATGATAAAAACACGTCTAACGAGTAAAAATTCTCACGAGTGAGAAGTACAATGTAGTCACCAGGTTCTCCCGAACATTCCCCCTTTACGTCAGTGGACGTCGGCTCTGTTTCAGCCAATAAGTCAACGTAGCAGAGCAGCGGTGTCGAATTACGCATTCAAACTTTGAGCGCCATTTTCATATCTTCCTTCTATTTGTTCTTGCCGCACGATCGATCCGCTCTTTATTCGTTACGTTAAGTACCAGTTTATTTTCCATGGCCAGAAACCGCCCAGACAGAGAAAGCAGACGTCGAGTGGAGGAGACATCGGGTATGAGGAATGCCAACGGAAAAACGCCTGGAAGGTCGTCCTCAACATCGAATGGTGGCGGTTCAAACGTATCAAGAACGCCTCCTTCGGCTTCAAGTTCATCAGCATCTCCTAGTGGCTCCTCAGCCACAACCACCCCACAACCCTTACAATCGACAGCTGAATCGATAAACTCACAATCGAGCGCTAGTACGCCGATAGTTCCAACAAGGCCCACAAACGAGGGCGGCCGAATCAATCGTGTTCTCGCGCCATTGCTGGACATGAACGCCGATGAAAGTGTGCAAGGAGGTCAAGTACCGGTGGAAATTCTTGACCACCTTAAATCATTTATACAGAAACAGGAAGAGTTCAACCAGCGCCTCGAACAGAGGATCGAAGACAACATTAACCAAAGCCAAAAAGGGCGGGAAAAAAAGTCAAGACGCTTGCCCAAGGCTCTTACAGTAAGTTTAACATTTCTGTAGTTTTCACCTTTTTTCggattttatttattattatcttttttcgCTCACACTTGAAATTCCAGGAACCCCCCTATCAAAGAAAAGAGATAAAAGCTACGTGTAGGCCTGCAAAAATGTTCGGAGGCATTTCTGTGACGTCATGACGTCATAAGGGCACTGTGAACCCATTGTTATAAATAACAGTATTAGTAACCCTTATTTGCATGCCAAAAGCAAGGGAAATCGTGATCCTTTTCCAACTGACTGCCCAGACCGTCTACTACGAGAGAAAGAAATCCATAGGGTCAGAATTTCAAGGGCCATTTCTGAAGGGAGAAATATGCCAGAACTTtgattctcttttttctttagggtaataaaaatttaaatctTTGAAAGGGTAAAATTCAAATGCCCTCAGTAGCAGAGGGTGGGGGTTAAAGTAACCTGAGAtaaggcccaattttagcagttctcatacattctctattttcatttcgccttgcccgccggaatgttattttcaaagcgaaacaaaaatagagcctgatctcaggttagggtTGAAGAAAATAATGGCTGAGTTGGTTATTCTTCAATATATGTACTGGTACCTTCTTTGACATGTAAAAATAAGGTGAATGTTAGGGGAATTCAAAACTATTATACAATTTAAACTGAATATGGATAGCCAGGTACAATAACCTAGTTCTTGCCCTTCTTTGAAgttttttgttattcttttgttgattCTCCTTCCTCCATAAAACCTCATTTCACAGCTGTAATAATTTCTATATTACTAGTTAGTAGtagctgttttttttctttaacatttaTATTTTGCATTCAATAGGCCAATGTTCGAGAAGTTTACAAAAGCCTTGTTGGAGATGATGGGCAACAAATCCTCTGGGACTTTTCCAAAAGGTAGTTAATGTACCATCTTTCTTTTGATTCTCTTCAACATAAAGAATTAATTTTTAGTTTCAAACTATAACAGtgaaattttatttgattttccaaTGCAAATCTCTGTGTTTGGTCTGATTGGTGTTATGATATACATGTAACAGTGTGAACTGTTTGCATTTTAGCTTTGATGGACCTGAAAACAGGAATGTGAACCAGCAAATTTTAGCTGGAGTACAGAGCACAGATGGTGTAACCCCAGTTAGCACAATAAAAGGTaatgcttgtttttgttttttttccttttctggaGCTTTATCAATTAACTGATACAGTTCCATTCTTAATTTAGTTGATTGTTTAGTTTGATTACCATAAAAAGGAACAAACCTTCTGCTTCAATGCAGGAGCAGACCCTTTTTTTCACTCTGGTTTTGTTGCTCTATTCTCTGCTGGTGAAATGAGAGCCGTAAAAAGCATCTGCTCCAGTAGGCTACCCATCTCCAATTCTTCAATAGTTTATTGGAAGTGTTTGTGTGCCTTAATTATATAATACACATGTGtgttttttaattgaaaagGCAAAATATCTAAGTACTGTAGCCGCTCTCTACTACTAGTATTTCAACAACACTGAATTTCTGTTTTAGCTGCCATGAGAGTCCACTTTCGAACAAAGCGGAGGCAGCACCAAAACTCAAGAGATGACAGTCGGGCTGCCTTGAAACAACAGAGAGTCCGAAGCCGCCTTAACACGGTACCTACATTAAAT
The sequence above is a segment of the Porites lutea chromosome 3, jaPorLute2.1, whole genome shotgun sequence genome. Coding sequences within it:
- the LOC140930800 gene encoding uncharacterized protein; the encoded protein is MARNRPDRESRRRVEETSGMRNANGKTPGRSSSTSNGGGSNVSRTPPSASSSSASPSGSSATTTPQPLQSTAESINSQSSASTPIVPTRPTNEGGRINRVLAPLLDMNADESVQGGQVPVEILDHLKSFIQKQEEFNQRLEQRIEDNINQSQKGREKKSRRLPKALTANVREVYKSLVGDDGQQILWDFSKSFDGPENRNVNQQILAGVQSTDGVTPVSTIKAAMRVHFRTKRRQHQNSRDDSRAALKQQRVRSRLNTKKNQRVKALNISTSLATEEKERYTKYMTVDYMSSEQSMSESEGENVENGYESPDVERPKKKVFSVSTLPWRSPELTQVMHSLDRKSMRRRSAKATNMLVERRRSGIISSRPAPDDADAYALA
- the LOC140930792 gene encoding uncharacterized protein; its protein translation is MASKRKFCEHCEEYVTLRTHRLHADLYCHKTSEEIYSSEEEEIAGDDFEDVNVDRNMGHEAEDQGIEAISQGPSGTNVQDLEEEDAVLVHDILSPESDADMLYHERVGPELTRQVWNLADEDIDGDFPIVPEQYPSVYVNPAQGLQDSFNCIIRWILLVLCLWSSFCVISDNAMEILLEFLRAVFDSLATVVPGIRSFAALFPKSLHLLKKQLGIDQDKFIKYVVCPKCDTLYNFDDCYELQNRKRVSKKCTFIEFPNHRQHFRRTQCGEPLLREVTLKSGQTRLYPFKVYCYQSVRDTLRRFLQRPGFALKCELWRERDVPHGFLADVFDGRVWKEWQYVNGKAFLAVSRNYAFMLNVDWFQPFKHSLYSVGALYMVLMNLPRSERFKLENVMLVGIIPGPHEPKLTINSYLQPLVAELNLLWKDGITVRALGDLTSEVYHAALLCVGCDVPAARKVCGFTGHASCKGCSKCTKYFPGTVTTKIDFSGFDLLSPPRTNHKHREEAQEILNQTSAGDRASLEQQFGTRFSELMSLPYFDCVRFHIIDPMHNLFTGTAKHVMKNIWLDGENPLIKKNDLISIQEKLDKIKAPSDVGRMPRKILNSYGGFTADQWKTFTTLFSIYALSDILPKPHLELWRQFVLACSFICSPVISETRALLAHSYLLNFCKGFEQLYGNHRVTPNMHLHTHLVDCILDFGPVYSFWLFSFERYNGIVGDYGTNQKSVEIQLMRKFISNQFVKDLPLPSKFHEHFKPIMDRLISRQTGSLQEYSLSKENIDSRNLIMTSMLSIGNVRKDVTWSAEDSSYVCCGPHHRDCLGDEFLPYLKKCYTSIFDDVDEESITGHFKRFALCTFSGDKYGSSLSRGDRSSYILARWCALGGKIDTSGSDLRPGIIQFFMEQTIQVNGQPVPCILAFVRWFQSHPSRYSLGAPVEVWCKDLFELEGEATFIPVKRVHGRFVPVFGVIQREHVLVVCPLPRKLHC